A window from Aeromonas rivipollensis encodes these proteins:
- a CDS encoding aerolysin family beta-barrel pore-forming toxin codes for MDKLKITGLALTISTLLMSQAHGAEPIYPDQLRLFSLGKEVCGASYRPINREEAQSVRNNIVGMMGQWQISGLANNWVIMGSGYNGEIKPGSASDTWCYPTKPVTSEIPVLPALNIPDGDEKDVQWRLVHDSANFIKPASYLAHYLGYAWVGGNHSPYVGEDMDVTQDGDSWLIRGNNDGGCDGYRCGEKSSIRVSNFAYTLDPESFSHGEVTQSDRTLVKTVVGWAINDSDTPQSGYDVTLRYDTATNWSKTSTYGLSEKVSTKNKFKWPLVGETELSIEIAASQSWAQQDGGSTTASLSQSARPTVPAHSKIPVKIELYKANISYPYEFKADVSYDLTLNGFLRWGGNAWYTHPDNRPTKSHSFVIGPFKDKASSIRYQWDKRYIPGEVKWWDWNWTIQQNGADTMKNALARVLRPVRASITGDFHAESQFAGNIEIGAAVPIGGDSKVRRARSVDGQTGGLRLEMPLDASELSALGFDNVQIKLEPAIDQ; via the coding sequence ATGGATAAACTAAAAATAACGGGTTTGGCGTTGACTATTTCGACGCTGTTGATGAGCCAGGCCCATGGGGCAGAGCCAATCTATCCTGATCAACTGCGTCTCTTCTCGCTCGGGAAAGAGGTCTGTGGTGCCAGCTATCGTCCGATCAATCGGGAAGAGGCGCAGAGTGTCCGCAATAATATTGTGGGGATGATGGGGCAGTGGCAAATAAGTGGATTGGCCAATAACTGGGTGATCATGGGATCGGGTTATAACGGTGAAATAAAACCCGGATCGGCCTCGGATACCTGGTGTTATCCGACCAAGCCGGTCACCAGTGAAATACCCGTATTGCCTGCGCTGAATATTCCAGATGGCGATGAAAAGGACGTGCAATGGCGGCTGGTGCATGACAGCGCCAATTTCATCAAGCCTGCCAGCTACCTCGCCCATTATCTCGGCTACGCCTGGGTCGGTGGTAACCACAGCCCCTATGTGGGCGAGGACATGGACGTGACCCAGGATGGTGACAGCTGGCTGATCCGCGGCAACAACGACGGTGGCTGCGACGGTTATCGCTGCGGTGAGAAGAGCAGCATCCGGGTCAGCAACTTCGCCTACACCCTGGATCCCGAGAGCTTCAGCCACGGTGAGGTGACCCAGTCCGATCGTACCCTGGTCAAGACGGTAGTGGGCTGGGCCATCAACGACAGCGACACCCCCCAGTCCGGTTATGACGTGACCCTGCGCTATGACACGGCCACCAACTGGTCAAAGACCAGCACCTATGGCCTGAGCGAGAAGGTCTCCACCAAGAACAAGTTCAAGTGGCCCCTGGTAGGTGAGACAGAACTCTCCATCGAGATCGCCGCGAGCCAGTCCTGGGCTCAGCAGGACGGGGGCTCCACCACCGCCTCCCTCTCCCAGTCGGCGCGCCCGACCGTGCCCGCCCACTCCAAGATCCCGGTCAAGATCGAGCTCTACAAGGCGAACATCTCCTACCCCTACGAGTTCAAGGCGGATGTCAGCTATGACCTCACCTTGAACGGCTTCCTGCGCTGGGGTGGCAACGCCTGGTACACCCACCCGGATAACCGGCCTACCAAGAGTCACAGCTTCGTCATAGGCCCGTTCAAGGACAAGGCGAGCAGCATCCGTTACCAGTGGGACAAGCGCTATATCCCGGGTGAGGTGAAGTGGTGGGACTGGAACTGGACCATACAGCAGAACGGTGCCGACACCATGAAGAATGCCCTGGCCAGGGTGCTGCGCCCGGTGCGCGCCAGCATCACGGGTGACTTCCACGCCGAGAGCCAGTTTGCCGGCAATATCGAGATAGGTGCGGCCGTGCCCATCGGGGGCGACAGCAAGGTGCGCCGTGCCCGCAGCGTCGACGGCCAGACCGGCGGGTTGCGCCTGGAGATGCCGCTGGATGCCAGCGAACTCTCGGCGCTGGGCTTTGACAACGTCCAGATCAAGCTGGAACCCGCTATTGACCAGTAA
- a CDS encoding response regulator transcription factor, whose product MKILVVEDSPQVAETVMDYLELAGHRVDCAYHGQAALQLLAEQRFDVIIMDVMMPRLDGLRTVERLRADGIATPVLFLTARDSLDDKLAGFKAGGDDYLVKPFAMEELEVRLQALALRGPRSDMGALAFGELAVDPAAGRATRAGVELKLGKIPFQILTLLVRRAPQLVTRQEVLDTVWGDEEPDSDALRSHIYALRNALDKPFPSPMLETVHGQGYRLVKP is encoded by the coding sequence ATGAAAATACTGGTAGTGGAAGACAGTCCCCAGGTGGCCGAGACCGTCATGGACTATCTGGAGCTGGCCGGGCACAGGGTGGACTGCGCCTATCACGGCCAGGCCGCCCTGCAACTGCTGGCTGAACAGCGCTTCGACGTCATCATCATGGACGTCATGATGCCGCGCCTCGACGGCCTGCGCACCGTCGAGCGGCTGCGGGCGGACGGCATCGCCACCCCTGTGCTCTTTCTCACCGCCCGCGACAGCCTGGATGACAAGCTGGCAGGTTTCAAGGCGGGGGGCGACGACTACCTGGTCAAGCCGTTCGCCATGGAGGAGCTGGAGGTGCGGTTGCAGGCCCTGGCCCTGCGCGGCCCCCGCAGCGACATGGGAGCGCTGGCGTTCGGCGAGCTGGCGGTGGATCCCGCCGCGGGCCGCGCCACCCGCGCCGGGGTGGAGCTCAAGCTCGGCAAGATCCCCTTCCAGATCCTCACCCTGCTGGTCAGGCGTGCCCCCCAGCTGGTGACGCGCCAGGAGGTGCTCGACACCGTCTGGGGGGATGAAGAGCCCGACTCGGACGCCCTGCGCAGCCACATCTACGCCCTGCGCAACGCGCTGGACAAGCCCTTCCCCAGCCCAATGCTGGAGACAGTGCACGGCCAGGGTTACCGGCTGGTCAAACCATGA
- a CDS encoding HAMP domain-containing sensor histidine kinase yields the protein MNLPSLRKRLILALGGAGLLLLLILSLLMVVAENKMEELSLRHWLEAEVTRYNDDWLRLGQAAPAPSPRQFSSYWTEAGRLPAWLKPYRTPGFFEHQLGEEDKHFLVRAHPSGQGLLYLVFNDDADDYLDPYEDRLHLVTRLIGLALLLGCIAFGIWLVRHITRPLDRLRQRVAHLTPDQVDFVPDAPWQELREIELALLAGKHEVAAVFAREQEFSRFASHELRTPNMVIQGSAALLGKVSDLPAPAARAASRIRAASDEMALLTETFLLLGRKEEVERPRQLVAPLIQRELARLAPLLQRESLDIRLNLDEQSEVLAPLSLLAIALGNLLKNALSYAEGHIEIALQGQVLTISNPTAAAPDQILGYGCGLTIIQRICEKLGWQIETRLEDGVFSARLAMNAPDLTEA from the coding sequence TTGAATCTGCCGAGTCTGCGCAAGCGCCTGATCCTGGCGCTGGGCGGGGCCGGCTTGCTGCTGCTGCTGATCCTGAGCCTGTTGATGGTGGTGGCCGAGAACAAGATGGAGGAGCTCAGCCTGCGCCACTGGCTGGAGGCCGAGGTCACCCGTTACAACGATGACTGGCTGCGGCTCGGCCAGGCGGCCCCCGCCCCCAGCCCGCGCCAGTTCTCCAGCTACTGGACGGAGGCGGGACGCCTGCCGGCCTGGCTGAAGCCCTACCGGACTCCCGGCTTCTTCGAGCACCAGCTGGGGGAAGAGGACAAACACTTCCTGGTGCGCGCCCACCCCTCGGGCCAGGGCCTGCTCTACCTGGTGTTCAACGACGACGCCGATGACTACCTGGATCCTTACGAAGACAGGCTGCACCTGGTCACCCGGCTGATCGGGCTGGCCCTGTTGCTCGGCTGCATAGCGTTCGGCATCTGGCTGGTGCGCCACATCACCCGCCCTTTGGACAGGCTGCGCCAGCGCGTCGCCCACCTCACCCCGGATCAGGTCGACTTCGTGCCGGACGCCCCCTGGCAGGAGCTGCGGGAGATCGAGCTGGCGCTGCTGGCGGGCAAGCACGAGGTGGCCGCAGTGTTCGCCCGGGAGCAGGAGTTCAGCCGCTTCGCCAGCCATGAGCTGCGCACCCCCAACATGGTGATCCAGGGCTCGGCCGCCCTGCTCGGCAAGGTGAGCGACCTGCCCGCCCCCGCCGCCCGGGCCGCCAGCCGTATTCGGGCCGCCAGCGACGAGATGGCCCTGCTCACCGAGACCTTCCTGCTGCTGGGCCGCAAGGAGGAAGTCGAGCGACCCCGGCAATTGGTGGCACCGCTGATCCAGCGGGAGCTGGCGCGCCTAGCCCCCCTGCTGCAGCGCGAGAGCCTGGATATCCGCCTCAATCTGGACGAGCAGAGTGAGGTGCTGGCCCCTCTCTCCCTGCTCGCCATCGCCCTGGGCAACCTGCTGAAGAATGCCCTGAGCTACGCCGAGGGTCATATCGAGATCGCGCTTCAGGGGCAGGTGCTCACCATCAGCAATCCCACCGCGGCGGCGCCGGATCAGATCCTGGGCTACGGCTGCGGCCTCACCATCATCCAGCGCATCTGCGAGAAGCTGGGCTGGCAGATAGAGACCCGGCTGGAGGATGGCGTTTTCAGCGCCAGGCTGGCGATGAACGCCCCCGACCTCACAGAGGCATAG
- the rimK gene encoding 30S ribosomal protein S6--L-glutamate ligase: MNIAILSREPNNYSTRRLVEVAQARGHQVEVLDTLRCYMNIASHSPSIHYEGRELESYDAVIPRIGASITFYGTAVLRQFEMMNTMALNSSVAISRSRDKLRAMQLLSRHGIGLPITGYAHSTHDVPDLITMVGGAPLVVKLLEGTQGIGVVLCETQKAAESVIEAFIQTNNNILVQEYIREANGADIRCVVVGGKVVAAMRRQAQPGEFRSNLHRGGEASAIKITPEERATAVQAAKIMGLDVAGVDILRSARGPLVLEVNSSPGLQGVEAASGKDVAGKIIDFLELKASRKHKPAE; this comes from the coding sequence ATGAATATTGCCATTTTATCCCGCGAGCCCAACAACTACTCCACCCGCCGTCTGGTCGAGGTGGCTCAGGCGCGCGGGCATCAGGTCGAGGTGCTCGACACCCTGCGCTGTTACATGAACATCGCCTCCCACAGCCCCTCCATCCACTACGAAGGACGGGAACTGGAGAGCTATGACGCCGTGATCCCGCGCATCGGTGCCAGCATCACCTTCTATGGCACCGCCGTGCTGCGCCAGTTCGAGATGATGAATACCATGGCCCTCAACAGCTCGGTGGCCATCAGTCGCTCCCGGGACAAGCTGCGCGCCATGCAGCTGCTCTCCCGCCACGGCATAGGCCTGCCCATCACCGGCTATGCCCACAGCACCCACGACGTGCCCGACCTCATCACCATGGTCGGCGGCGCGCCGCTGGTGGTGAAACTGCTGGAGGGGACCCAGGGGATAGGCGTGGTGCTGTGCGAGACCCAGAAGGCGGCCGAGAGCGTGATCGAGGCCTTCATCCAGACCAACAACAACATCTTGGTGCAGGAGTACATCCGCGAGGCCAACGGCGCCGACATTCGCTGCGTGGTGGTGGGTGGCAAGGTGGTGGCGGCCATGCGTCGTCAGGCCCAGCCGGGGGAGTTTCGCTCCAACCTGCACCGTGGCGGCGAGGCGTCGGCCATCAAGATCACCCCGGAAGAGCGGGCGACAGCGGTGCAGGCCGCCAAGATCATGGGGCTGGACGTGGCCGGGGTGGATATCTTGCGCAGTGCCCGTGGCCCCCTGGTATTGGAGGTGAACTCCTCCCCTGGTCTGCAAGGGGTCGAAGCCGCCTCCGGCAAGGATGTGGCGGGCAAGATCATCGATTTTCTGGAGCTAAAGGCGAGTCGCAAGCACAAGCCGGCGGAATAA
- a CDS encoding Gfo/Idh/MocA family oxidoreductase, which yields MKIGFVGLGAVVETAYLPALRALAPEMAIWGFDPARSLPGVDSLPTLEGLLAQPLDRLVIATPSLLHLPVLEQALASSIPLILVEKPVVATLAQQARLQALLADPEVAPRVLALDHWMARNAVQRLLGGGLGDDWRPQSGQAGPISPLTLTDVASVEGFLLEPCGLDEQGHPYALNFATGEPDRRVLRHPDGVILDIGTHLLAMIRELLVALGGDDSLTLMAEGVADRLGQPIRRGDLETAEGRACLRGEVAGVPLTLWLDKYAGSGVEKKGLCLHLKDGRRIELLRSGNLEWLHFHDVDGMRGWQHEGPLYRDCIAQTLLAPVPVGGWAEVTARRLQEVALLLSLQQGLRGPH from the coding sequence ATGAAGATTGGATTCGTCGGCCTGGGGGCAGTGGTGGAGACCGCCTATCTGCCGGCATTGCGGGCCCTGGCGCCAGAGATGGCGATCTGGGGATTCGATCCCGCCCGCAGCCTGCCGGGAGTGGACTCGCTGCCGACCCTGGAAGGCCTGCTGGCGCAGCCCCTGGATCGGCTGGTCATCGCCACCCCCTCCCTGCTGCATCTGCCGGTGCTGGAGCAGGCGCTGGCAAGCTCCATCCCCTTGATTCTGGTGGAGAAGCCTGTGGTGGCGACCCTGGCCCAGCAGGCTCGCCTGCAGGCCCTGCTGGCGGATCCCGAGGTCGCCCCCCGGGTGCTGGCGCTGGATCACTGGATGGCCCGCAACGCCGTCCAGCGGCTGCTCGGCGGCGGGCTGGGGGATGATTGGCGGCCGCAATCCGGTCAGGCTGGCCCCATTTCGCCCCTCACCCTGACCGACGTGGCCTCGGTGGAGGGCTTCCTGCTGGAGCCCTGCGGCCTTGACGAGCAGGGGCATCCCTATGCCCTCAACTTCGCCACCGGCGAGCCGGATCGGCGGGTCCTGCGTCATCCCGACGGGGTGATCCTCGACATCGGCACCCATCTGCTGGCGATGATCCGCGAGCTGCTGGTGGCCCTCGGCGGGGATGACAGTTTGACGCTGATGGCTGAAGGGGTAGCCGACAGGCTGGGCCAGCCCATCCGGCGCGGGGATCTGGAGACCGCCGAGGGGCGGGCCTGTCTGCGCGGCGAGGTGGCAGGGGTGCCTCTGACCCTCTGGCTCGACAAGTACGCAGGATCCGGGGTCGAGAAGAAGGGGTTATGCCTGCATCTCAAGGATGGGCGGCGCATCGAGCTGCTTCGCAGCGGCAATCTGGAGTGGCTGCATTTTCACGACGTCGATGGTATGCGGGGCTGGCAACACGAGGGGCCTCTCTATCGCGACTGCATAGCCCAAACCCTGCTGGCCCCTGTGCCGGTGGGCGGCTGGGCCGAGGTCACGGCGCGCCGGTTGCAGGAGGTGGCGCTGCTGCTGAGCCTGCAGCAGGGGTTGCGTGGTCCGCATTGA
- the metH gene encoding methionine synthase, whose amino-acid sequence MSSIESSKKSDVTKKLEACLRERILIIDGAMGTMIQGYRLGESDYRGERFADWHTDIKGNNDLLVLTRPTVIREIHDQYCAAGADILETNTFNATRIAMADYEMEAFSAEINREAARLARAVADEWTAKDPARPRFVAGVLGPTNRTASISPDVNDPGKRNVTYDELVAAYTESTHALIEGGADLILIETIFDTLNAKAAAFAVDLVFEELGYSLPVMISGTITDASGRTLSGQTTEAFYHSLRHVKPISFGLNCALGPDELRQYVEELSRISETFVSAHPNAGLPNAFGEYDLDAGEMAEHIREWAQSGFLNLVGGCCGTTPTHIRAMADAVAGIKPRALPELPVACRLSGLEPLIITAESMFVNVGERTNVTGSAKFKRLIKEGLYDEALDVAKQQVESGAQIIDINMDEGMLDAEAAMVRFLNLIAGEPDIARVPVMIDSSKWEVLEAGLKCVQGKPVVNSISMKEGEAKFIEQAKLLRRYGAAVIVMAFDEVGQADTRARKFEICQRAYRILVDRVGFPPEDIIFDPNIFAVATGIDEHNNYAVDFIEAVGDIKRNLPHAMISGGVSNVSFSFRGNEPVREAIHAVFLYHAIQNGMDMGIVNAGQLAIYEDIPAELKAKVEAVVLNLSDSATEDLLVIAEKYRGAGAQAEDPRDQEWRSWPVGKRLEHALVKGITDFIEEDTEEARAAAEKPLHVIEGPLMDGMNVVGDLFGAGKMFLPQVVKSARVMKRAVAYLQPYIEAEKSGGSSNGKIVMATVKGDVHDIGKNIVGVVLQCNNYEIVDLGVMVSCETILKTAREVGADIIGLSGLITPSLDEMVHVAKEMERQGFKLPLLIGGATTSKAHTAVKIEQNYSEPVVYVSNASRAVGVAQSLLNPELKPAFVARIDKEYEIARDQHARKQPRSKPVSLAHARANRHQLDWVGYEPPKPRTPGVQTFEDVPVSVLRPYIDWTPFFLSWELAGKYPRILEDEIIGEEATKLFADANAMLDQLEKDRSVRCAGIIGLFPANGVGDSIEVYSDESRTEVIKVLHHLRQQSEKQGFPNYCLADYVAPKESGKPDWIGAFAVTGGIGEEAIAQAYKADHDDYNAILIQAVCDRLAEAFAEYLHEQVRKRHWGYAPDEALSNEELIRENYRGIRPAPGYPACPEHTEKGSIWELLGVEQAIGMKLTESYAMWPGAAVSGWYFSHPESKYFAVAQIQPDQVEDYAQRKGMTLVEAERWLGPNLN is encoded by the coding sequence GTGTCGAGCATAGAGTCGAGCAAGAAGTCGGACGTAACAAAGAAACTGGAAGCCTGTCTCAGGGAGCGGATCCTGATCATCGACGGTGCCATGGGCACCATGATCCAGGGGTACAGGCTCGGCGAATCGGATTACCGCGGCGAGCGTTTCGCCGACTGGCATACCGACATCAAGGGCAACAACGATCTGCTGGTGCTGACCCGGCCGACGGTGATCCGCGAGATCCACGATCAATACTGTGCCGCCGGGGCCGACATCCTCGAGACCAATACCTTCAACGCCACTCGCATCGCCATGGCCGATTACGAGATGGAAGCCTTCTCCGCCGAGATCAACCGCGAGGCGGCCCGCCTGGCCCGCGCCGTGGCGGACGAGTGGACGGCCAAGGATCCCGCCAGGCCACGTTTCGTGGCGGGGGTGCTGGGCCCTACCAACCGCACCGCCTCCATCTCGCCGGACGTGAACGACCCCGGCAAGCGCAACGTCACCTATGACGAGCTGGTGGCCGCCTACACCGAATCGACCCATGCTCTCATCGAGGGGGGCGCCGACCTCATCCTCATCGAGACCATCTTCGACACCCTGAACGCCAAGGCGGCCGCCTTCGCGGTGGATCTGGTGTTCGAGGAGCTGGGCTACAGCCTGCCGGTGATGATCTCAGGCACCATCACCGATGCCTCGGGCCGCACCCTCTCCGGCCAGACCACGGAAGCCTTCTATCACTCCCTGCGTCACGTCAAACCCATCTCCTTCGGCCTCAACTGTGCGCTGGGCCCGGACGAGCTGCGCCAGTATGTGGAGGAGCTGTCGCGCATCAGCGAGACCTTTGTGAGCGCCCACCCCAACGCCGGCCTGCCCAACGCCTTCGGCGAGTACGATCTCGACGCGGGTGAGATGGCGGAACATATCCGCGAGTGGGCCCAAAGCGGCTTCCTCAACCTGGTGGGGGGCTGCTGCGGTACCACCCCGACCCATATTCGCGCCATGGCGGACGCCGTCGCCGGCATCAAGCCCCGCGCCCTGCCCGAGCTGCCGGTCGCCTGCCGGCTGTCCGGCCTCGAGCCCCTCATCATCACGGCGGAGTCCATGTTCGTGAACGTGGGGGAGCGCACCAACGTCACAGGTTCCGCCAAGTTCAAGCGCCTCATCAAGGAGGGGCTCTACGACGAAGCCCTGGATGTGGCCAAGCAGCAGGTGGAGAGCGGCGCCCAGATCATCGACATCAACATGGACGAGGGGATGCTGGACGCCGAGGCGGCCATGGTGCGCTTCCTGAACCTCATCGCCGGCGAGCCGGATATCGCCCGGGTGCCGGTGATGATCGACTCCTCCAAGTGGGAGGTGCTGGAGGCGGGTCTCAAGTGCGTGCAGGGCAAGCCGGTGGTCAACTCCATCTCCATGAAGGAGGGGGAGGCCAAGTTCATCGAACAGGCCAAGCTGCTGCGTCGCTACGGCGCCGCCGTCATCGTCATGGCGTTCGACGAGGTGGGCCAGGCCGATACCCGTGCCCGCAAGTTCGAGATCTGCCAGCGCGCCTACCGGATCCTGGTAGATCGGGTGGGTTTCCCGCCGGAAGACATCATCTTCGACCCCAACATCTTCGCGGTGGCGACCGGCATCGACGAGCACAACAACTACGCGGTGGACTTTATCGAGGCGGTCGGCGACATAAAACGCAACCTGCCCCACGCCATGATCTCCGGCGGCGTCTCCAACGTCTCCTTCTCCTTCCGCGGCAACGAGCCGGTGCGGGAAGCCATTCACGCCGTCTTCCTCTATCACGCCATCCAGAACGGCATGGACATGGGGATAGTCAACGCCGGTCAGCTCGCCATCTACGAAGACATACCGGCAGAGCTGAAGGCGAAGGTCGAGGCCGTGGTGCTCAACTTGAGTGACAGTGCCACCGAGGATCTGCTGGTCATCGCCGAGAAGTATCGCGGTGCCGGCGCCCAGGCTGAGGATCCCCGGGATCAAGAGTGGCGCAGCTGGCCTGTGGGCAAACGGCTTGAGCATGCCCTGGTCAAGGGCATCACCGACTTCATCGAGGAGGACACCGAAGAGGCGCGGGCTGCGGCCGAGAAGCCGCTGCACGTGATCGAAGGGCCGCTGATGGACGGCATGAACGTGGTGGGCGACCTGTTCGGCGCCGGCAAGATGTTCCTGCCCCAGGTGGTGAAGTCGGCGCGGGTGATGAAGCGGGCGGTCGCCTACCTGCAGCCCTACATAGAGGCGGAGAAGTCCGGCGGCTCCAGCAACGGCAAGATAGTGATGGCCACCGTCAAGGGGGACGTGCACGACATCGGCAAGAACATCGTCGGCGTGGTGCTGCAGTGCAACAACTACGAGATCGTCGATCTCGGGGTCATGGTCTCCTGCGAGACCATCCTCAAGACGGCGCGGGAAGTGGGGGCCGACATCATAGGCCTGTCCGGCCTCATCACTCCGTCGCTTGACGAGATGGTGCACGTGGCGAAAGAGATGGAGCGCCAGGGCTTCAAGCTGCCGCTGCTGATCGGCGGCGCCACCACCTCCAAGGCCCACACAGCGGTGAAGATAGAGCAGAACTACTCCGAACCCGTGGTCTATGTGTCGAACGCCTCCCGCGCGGTGGGGGTAGCCCAGAGCCTGCTGAACCCCGAGCTCAAGCCCGCCTTCGTCGCCCGCATCGACAAGGAGTACGAGATAGCGCGGGATCAGCATGCCCGCAAACAGCCTCGCTCCAAGCCGGTTTCCCTGGCTCACGCCCGCGCCAACCGCCATCAGCTGGACTGGGTCGGCTATGAGCCGCCCAAGCCCAGGACGCCGGGCGTGCAGACCTTCGAGGACGTGCCCGTCTCGGTGCTGCGCCCCTACATCGACTGGACGCCGTTCTTCCTGAGCTGGGAACTGGCGGGCAAGTATCCGCGGATCCTGGAGGACGAGATCATAGGTGAAGAGGCGACCAAGCTGTTTGCCGATGCCAACGCCATGCTGGATCAGCTGGAGAAAGATCGGAGCGTGCGTTGCGCCGGTATCATAGGCCTGTTCCCCGCCAACGGGGTGGGGGACAGCATAGAAGTCTACAGCGACGAGTCCCGCACCGAGGTCATCAAGGTGCTGCACCACCTGCGCCAGCAGAGCGAGAAGCAGGGCTTCCCGAACTACTGCCTAGCGGACTATGTGGCACCCAAGGAGAGCGGCAAGCCGGACTGGATCGGCGCCTTCGCGGTGACCGGCGGTATCGGCGAGGAGGCCATAGCGCAAGCCTACAAGGCGGATCACGACGACTACAACGCCATCCTCATCCAGGCGGTGTGCGACCGTCTCGCCGAGGCCTTCGCCGAATACCTGCACGAGCAGGTGCGAAAGCGGCACTGGGGCTATGCCCCCGACGAAGCCCTCAGCAACGAGGAGCTGATCCGCGAGAACTATCGCGGCATCCGCCCGGCGCCGGGTTACCCGGCCTGTCCGGAGCACACCGAGAAGGGCAGCATCTGGGAGCTGCTGGGGGTGGAGCAGGCCATCGGCATGAAGCTCACCGAATCCTACGCCATGTGGCCGGGGGCGGCGGTGTCCGGCTGGTACTTCTCCCACCCCGAGAGCAAGTATTTCGCGGTGGCGCAGATCCAGCCCGATCAGGTGGAAGACTACGCCCAGCGCAAGGGCATGACGCTGGTGGAGGCCGAGCGCTGGCTGGGGCCGAACCTGAATTGA
- a CDS encoding cation:proton antiporter, with protein MSVYYTLCFLAALAIFIAFANQYVVKIQTTIAITAGSMLISALLVLFGKLGWFNLEPLAVETMESIDFQNFLLKGILGFLLFAGGLGINLKALRSQKWEITILSIAATLLSTFIIGYGFWFIARLLGWELPLVYCMLFGALISPTDPIAVLAIVKKMKAPPQIAIQIEGESLFNDGVGLVIFATVFAVAFGGVEPTFTSVAGLFLHEALGGILFGAVLGLIAHVMISATDDGSLELLLTLCIPTAGFAFANMIGVSGALAMVVTGIMIGNWTRHSGFSEQSSHHLDHFWELMDQFLNALLFLLIGLALVLLDLAWQDWILLVIAVPLCLAARFISVSLPYVAFRKFRSYNRFSVRILTWGGLRGGLAMAMALALPSGVMVLPEHGVDLREVILVMTYSVVMFSIVVQGMTITPMITAAKKASGDY; from the coding sequence ATGAGCGTCTACTACACACTCTGTTTCTTGGCAGCCTTGGCGATCTTCATCGCCTTTGCCAACCAGTATGTCGTGAAGATCCAGACCACCATCGCCATCACCGCAGGATCCATGCTGATCTCCGCGCTGCTGGTGCTGTTTGGTAAGTTGGGTTGGTTCAATCTGGAACCTCTGGCCGTCGAGACCATGGAAAGCATCGACTTCCAGAACTTCCTGCTGAAGGGGATCCTCGGATTCCTGCTGTTTGCCGGCGGTCTTGGCATCAATCTGAAGGCATTGCGCAGCCAGAAGTGGGAGATCACCATTCTCTCCATAGCGGCGACCCTGCTCTCCACCTTCATCATCGGTTACGGCTTCTGGTTCATCGCCAGGCTGCTGGGCTGGGAATTGCCGCTGGTCTATTGCATGCTGTTCGGTGCCCTGATCTCCCCCACGGACCCCATTGCCGTGCTCGCCATCGTCAAGAAGATGAAGGCGCCGCCCCAGATCGCCATCCAGATCGAAGGGGAGTCCCTGTTCAACGACGGGGTCGGCCTGGTGATCTTCGCCACCGTCTTCGCCGTGGCCTTTGGCGGCGTCGAGCCCACCTTCACCAGCGTGGCCGGCCTGTTCCTGCATGAAGCCCTCGGCGGCATACTGTTCGGCGCCGTGCTGGGCCTCATTGCCCACGTGATGATCAGCGCCACAGACGACGGCTCCCTGGAGCTGCTGCTGACCCTCTGCATCCCGACCGCGGGCTTCGCCTTTGCCAACATGATCGGCGTTTCCGGCGCCCTGGCCATGGTGGTCACCGGCATCATGATAGGCAACTGGACTCGCCATTCCGGCTTCTCCGAGCAGAGCAGCCACCACCTGGATCACTTCTGGGAGTTGATGGATCAGTTCCTCAACGCCCTGCTGTTCCTGCTGATCGGCCTGGCCCTGGTGCTGCTGGACCTCGCCTGGCAAGACTGGATCCTGCTGGTCATAGCGGTGCCGCTCTGCCTCGCCGCCCGCTTCATCAGCGTCTCCCTGCCCTATGTGGCCTTCCGCAAGTTCCGCAGCTACAACCGCTTCTCGGTGCGTATCCTCACCTGGGGCGGCCTGCGCGGCGGTCTGGCCATGGCCATGGCACTGGCGCTGCCCTCGGGCGTCATGGTGCTGCCGGAGCACGGCGTCGATCTGCGGGAGGTGATCCTGGTGATGACCTACTCGGTGGTGATGTTCTCCATAGTGGTGCAGGGCATGACCATCACCCCCATGATCACTGCCGCCAAGAAGGCCAGCGGCGACTACTGA
- a CDS encoding GNAT family N-acetyltransferase has translation MILSERLALRELTTADAPFILELLNDGDFHRYIGDRGVRTLRDAEEYIQQGPAVSYARHGHGLYLVIRREDEARIGICGLIKRDTLPCEDIGYAFLPAYRGQGYGIEAARAALQDGRERLGIERVIAIVTPGNERSVALLGKLGLVRSRLVRLSEDADECLLLEAADTQACTV, from the coding sequence ATGATCCTCTCCGAGCGTCTCGCCCTGCGCGAATTAACCACTGCTGATGCCCCCTTCATTCTCGAGTTGCTTAACGACGGCGACTTTCACCGCTACATAGGCGATCGCGGGGTGCGCACCCTGAGGGACGCCGAAGAGTACATACAGCAGGGGCCGGCGGTCAGCTACGCCCGCCATGGGCATGGTCTCTATCTGGTGATACGGCGGGAAGACGAGGCCAGGATCGGCATCTGCGGGCTCATCAAGCGCGATACCCTGCCGTGCGAAGACATAGGCTACGCCTTCCTGCCTGCCTATCGCGGTCAGGGTTACGGCATAGAGGCGGCGCGGGCGGCGTTGCAGGATGGGCGGGAGCGGCTCGGCATCGAGCGGGTCATCGCCATCGTCACCCCGGGCAACGAGCGCTCTGTGGCGCTGCTGGGCAAGCTGGGTCTGGTGCGCAGCCGTCTGGTCAGGCTGAGCGAGGATGCCGACGAGTGTCTGTTGCTGGAAGCGGCCGATACTCAGGCCTGCACTGTCTGA